A window of the Brassica napus cultivar Da-Ae chromosome A2, Da-Ae, whole genome shotgun sequence genome harbors these coding sequences:
- the LOC106416290 gene encoding proline-rich receptor-like protein kinase PERK9: MGLIIMVMVMGILVASSPSDQTDVLTPLCISECSTCPTICSPPPSKPSPSTSPPPSPSLPSSSPLPPPPPSPSLPSSSPPPPRKHSPPAVSPPPLITVIQPPPPRFYYFQSTPPPSPLSSDVKGSPPSPPSPKGQPKGQQDPNPYPYFYFYTASNATSLFSSSFLTSLFYFLYLFCLTIR, encoded by the coding sequence ATGGGACTCATCATCATGGTCATGGTGATGGGCATACTAGTGGCATCATCACCGTCCGATCAAACGGATGTCCTCACTCCTCTTTGCATCAGTGAATGCTCTACGTGTCCCACCATTTGCTCTCCTCCTCCCTCCAAACCGTCTCCCTCCACGTCACCGCCTCCATCTCCCTCATTGCCATCATCCTCTCCGCTACCGCCACCACCTCCATCTCCCTCATTGCCGTCATCATCACCGCCACCGCCTCGCAAACACTCTCCACCAGCGGTTTCACCTCCACCGTTAATCACAGTCATCCAGCCGCCACCaccaagattttactattttcagtCCACACCGCCACCTTCACCGCTTTCTTCCGATGTAAAAGGCTCGCCACCATCACCTCCGTCGCCAAAGGGACAGCCAAAGGGGCAGCAGGATCCTAACCCATATCCTTATTTCTATTTCTACACGGCATCAAATGCCacttctctcttttcttcttctttcttgacttctcttttctattttctctatcttttttgcTTAACGATTCGTTAG
- the LOC106416301 gene encoding U-box domain-containing protein 51-like isoform X1 has protein sequence MVRFPSEDRHAPVNSTVVAIDKDKNSHYAVRWAVEHLFNLIDNRNMILVHVRLKNSNHGGNVNDELNKLFIPYRGYCARKGISMMEVILDDIDVPNAILDYANNNLVNNIVLGTTSSKNPFARSLKFTKSHDVAASVLKSTPEFCSVYVISKGKVQSSRAAQRPITNTLVPPRAPTFHLQNLPDPDHDHHLPRGQRNGRNITPERYRPHENGFNAVRERHKSAANGPLDFNYDFNQPMGQRNFDEPDFGTRMMGSIDHSAHNFDTIGSSSSSDESVSQSNKDVEAEMRRLKIELKQTMDMYSSACKEALDAKQKANELNKWKLEETLRFEEARSAEEAALAVAETEKAKCRAAMEAAEKSQRMADLEGQRRKQAEMKARRESQEKDRAISALVQNDVRYRRYSIEEIEEATNRFASNRQIGEGGYGPVFEGTLDHTPVAIKVLRADAAQGKKQFNQEVEVLSCIRHPHMVLLLGACPEYGCLVYEFMENGSLEDRLFRRGNSPPLSWRKRFQIAAEIATALSFLHQTKPEPLVHRDLKPANILLDRNYVSKISDVGLARLVPASVADTVTQYHMTSAAGTFCYIDPEYQQTGKLTTKSDVYSLGIMLLQIITAKSPMGLAHHVSRAISKGTFKDMLDPVVTDWPVEEAMAFAKLCLKCAELRKKDRPNLGKDIVPELVRLRNFGMDKESGEL, from the exons ATGGTTCGTTTCCCTTCGGAAGATCGGCATGCACCAGTGAACTCGACGGTGGTTGCCATTGACAAAGACAAGAACAGTCACTATGCTGTTCGTTGGGCCGTCGAACATCTCTTTAATCTGATCGACAATCGCAACATGATTCTAGTACACGTTCGTCTTAAAAATTCAAACC ATGGAGGAAACGTTAACGATGAATTAAACAAGCTTTTTATTCCATACAGGGGTTATTGTGCACGAAAAGGG ATTTCAATGATGGAGGTCATTCTTGATGATATCGACGTTCCGAACGCAATATTGGATTACGCTAACAATAACCTAGTGAACAACATCGTGTTGGGAACAACATCTTCAAAGAACCCATTCGCAAGATCTCTCAAGTTCACTAAATCCCATGACGTTGCAGCTTCCGTTCTAAAATCAACCCCTGAGTTTTGTTCCGTCTATGTCATCTCTAAAGGCAAAGTCCAGTCCTCACGTGCAGCTCAAAGACCTATCACCAATACCCTTGTCCCACCTCGTGCACCTACGTTTCATCTCCAAAACCTACCTGACCCTGACCACGATCATCACTTACCTAG GGGCCAGCGTAATGGAAGAAACATAACACCAGAGAGGTATCGTCCTCATGAGAATGGCTTCAATGCTGTGAGAGAAAGGCACAAAAGTGCTGCCAATGGTCCATTGGACTTTAATTATGATTTTAACCAGCCAATGGGTCAAAGGAACTTTGATGAACCGGATTTTGGGACTAGGATGATGGGTTCCATTGATCATTCTGCTCATAACTTTGATACCATTGGTTCTTCTAGTTCTTCTGATGAATCAGTTTCACAATCAAAT AAAGATGTTGAAGCTGAGATGAGAAGGTTAAAGATTGAACTCAAGCAAACGATGGACATGTACAGTTCAGCCTGCAAAGAAGCACTAGATGCAAAACAGAAG GCAAATGAGCTTAACAAGTGGAAACTGGAAGAAACTCTAAGATTTGAGGAAGCTAGGAGTGCTGAAGAGGCAGCCCTGGCTGTTGCGGAGACGGAGAAGGCCAAGTGCAgagctgcaatggaagcagctGAGAAATCTCAGAGGATGGCAGAtttggaaggacaaagaaggAAACAAGCCGAGATGAAAGCAAGAAGGGAGTCACAAGAGAAAGACCGCGCTATTAGCGCTTTGGTGCAGAACGATGTCAGGTACAGAAGATACTCTATAGAAGAGATTGAAGAGGCTACTAACCGATTCGCGAGCAACAGACAAATAGGAGAAGGTGGATATGGACCGGTCTTTGAAGGTACACTTGATCACACTCCCGTTGCTATTAAAGTCTTGAGAGCTGATGCTGCTCAAGGAAAGAAACAGTTTAACCAAGAAGTCGAGGTTCTAAGTTGCATCAGACACCCTCACATGGTTCTTCTCCTCGGCGCGTGTCCGGAATACGGATGCTTGGTGTATGAGTTCATGGAGAATGGGAGCTTAGAGGATAGACTCTTCCGTAGAGGAAACTCGCCGCCTCTTTCTTGGAGGAAGAGGTTCCAAATAGCAGCGGAGATCGCTACAGCACTCTCCTTCCTTCACCAAACAAAGCCAGAGCCGCTTGTTCACCGTGATTTAAAACCTGCCAACATACTCTTGGATAGAAACTACGTGAGCAAGATCAGTGACGTTGGATTGGCTCGATTAGTCCCTGCGTCGGTGGCTGATACCGTCACGCAGTACCACATGACATCTGCTGCTGGAACGTTCTGTTATATCGACCCAGAGTACCAGCAGACAGGTAAGTTAACGACGAAGTCAGACGTGTATTCGTTGGGGATAATGCTGCTTCAGATCATTACTGCGAAGAGTCCAATGGGTTTGGCTCATCATGTGTCGAGGGCGATTAGTAAAGGAACTTTTAAGGATATGCTTGACCCGGTGGTGACTGATTGGCCTGtggaagaagctatggcttttgCTAAGCTGTGTCTAAAATGTGCAGAACTGAGGAAGAAAGATAGACCAAATCTTGGGAAGGATATAGTTCCAGAGCTTGTTCGGTTAAGAAACTTCGGTATGGATAAAGAGTCAGGTGAATTGTGA
- the LOC106416301 gene encoding U-box domain-containing protein 34-like isoform X2, translating into MMEVILDDIDVPNAILDYANNNLVNNIVLGTTSSKNPFARSLKFTKSHDVAASVLKSTPEFCSVYVISKGKVQSSRAAQRPITNTLVPPRAPTFHLQNLPDPDHDHHLPRGQRNGRNITPERYRPHENGFNAVRERHKSAANGPLDFNYDFNQPMGQRNFDEPDFGTRMMGSIDHSAHNFDTIGSSSSSDESVSQSNKDVEAEMRRLKIELKQTMDMYSSACKEALDAKQKANELNKWKLEETLRFEEARSAEEAALAVAETEKAKCRAAMEAAEKSQRMADLEGQRRKQAEMKARRESQEKDRAISALVQNDVRYRRYSIEEIEEATNRFASNRQIGEGGYGPVFEGTLDHTPVAIKVLRADAAQGKKQFNQEVEVLSCIRHPHMVLLLGACPEYGCLVYEFMENGSLEDRLFRRGNSPPLSWRKRFQIAAEIATALSFLHQTKPEPLVHRDLKPANILLDRNYVSKISDVGLARLVPASVADTVTQYHMTSAAGTFCYIDPEYQQTGKLTTKSDVYSLGIMLLQIITAKSPMGLAHHVSRAISKGTFKDMLDPVVTDWPVEEAMAFAKLCLKCAELRKKDRPNLGKDIVPELVRLRNFGMDKESGEL; encoded by the exons ATGATGGAGGTCATTCTTGATGATATCGACGTTCCGAACGCAATATTGGATTACGCTAACAATAACCTAGTGAACAACATCGTGTTGGGAACAACATCTTCAAAGAACCCATTCGCAAGATCTCTCAAGTTCACTAAATCCCATGACGTTGCAGCTTCCGTTCTAAAATCAACCCCTGAGTTTTGTTCCGTCTATGTCATCTCTAAAGGCAAAGTCCAGTCCTCACGTGCAGCTCAAAGACCTATCACCAATACCCTTGTCCCACCTCGTGCACCTACGTTTCATCTCCAAAACCTACCTGACCCTGACCACGATCATCACTTACCTAG GGGCCAGCGTAATGGAAGAAACATAACACCAGAGAGGTATCGTCCTCATGAGAATGGCTTCAATGCTGTGAGAGAAAGGCACAAAAGTGCTGCCAATGGTCCATTGGACTTTAATTATGATTTTAACCAGCCAATGGGTCAAAGGAACTTTGATGAACCGGATTTTGGGACTAGGATGATGGGTTCCATTGATCATTCTGCTCATAACTTTGATACCATTGGTTCTTCTAGTTCTTCTGATGAATCAGTTTCACAATCAAAT AAAGATGTTGAAGCTGAGATGAGAAGGTTAAAGATTGAACTCAAGCAAACGATGGACATGTACAGTTCAGCCTGCAAAGAAGCACTAGATGCAAAACAGAAG GCAAATGAGCTTAACAAGTGGAAACTGGAAGAAACTCTAAGATTTGAGGAAGCTAGGAGTGCTGAAGAGGCAGCCCTGGCTGTTGCGGAGACGGAGAAGGCCAAGTGCAgagctgcaatggaagcagctGAGAAATCTCAGAGGATGGCAGAtttggaaggacaaagaaggAAACAAGCCGAGATGAAAGCAAGAAGGGAGTCACAAGAGAAAGACCGCGCTATTAGCGCTTTGGTGCAGAACGATGTCAGGTACAGAAGATACTCTATAGAAGAGATTGAAGAGGCTACTAACCGATTCGCGAGCAACAGACAAATAGGAGAAGGTGGATATGGACCGGTCTTTGAAGGTACACTTGATCACACTCCCGTTGCTATTAAAGTCTTGAGAGCTGATGCTGCTCAAGGAAAGAAACAGTTTAACCAAGAAGTCGAGGTTCTAAGTTGCATCAGACACCCTCACATGGTTCTTCTCCTCGGCGCGTGTCCGGAATACGGATGCTTGGTGTATGAGTTCATGGAGAATGGGAGCTTAGAGGATAGACTCTTCCGTAGAGGAAACTCGCCGCCTCTTTCTTGGAGGAAGAGGTTCCAAATAGCAGCGGAGATCGCTACAGCACTCTCCTTCCTTCACCAAACAAAGCCAGAGCCGCTTGTTCACCGTGATTTAAAACCTGCCAACATACTCTTGGATAGAAACTACGTGAGCAAGATCAGTGACGTTGGATTGGCTCGATTAGTCCCTGCGTCGGTGGCTGATACCGTCACGCAGTACCACATGACATCTGCTGCTGGAACGTTCTGTTATATCGACCCAGAGTACCAGCAGACAGGTAAGTTAACGACGAAGTCAGACGTGTATTCGTTGGGGATAATGCTGCTTCAGATCATTACTGCGAAGAGTCCAATGGGTTTGGCTCATCATGTGTCGAGGGCGATTAGTAAAGGAACTTTTAAGGATATGCTTGACCCGGTGGTGACTGATTGGCCTGtggaagaagctatggcttttgCTAAGCTGTGTCTAAAATGTGCAGAACTGAGGAAGAAAGATAGACCAAATCTTGGGAAGGATATAGTTCCAGAGCTTGTTCGGTTAAGAAACTTCGGTATGGATAAAGAGTCAGGTGAATTGTGA
- the LOC106383757 gene encoding protein ALP1-like, translating into MKAAVFQKAIDEEEEEEEVCNAFDGEVDIHTQTTSSHDTKNILKGLFTSLLSMDQKRARTMPDEENGDTTNRKKSRAASRASRDVTGSEPVQQRRLWVKDRSRAWWEERSRFDYPEDDFKNAFRMSKTTFNLICDELNSAVAKEDTALRNAIPVRQRVAVCVWRLATGEPLRLVSKKFGLGISTCHKLVLEVCKAIKDVLMPKYLKWPDHEEGLRSVGETFEAVSGIPNIVGSMYTTHVPIIAPKISVAAYFNKRHTERNQKTSYSITIQAVVNHKGVFTDLCIGWPGSMSDDQVLEKSLLYQRANSGGLLKGSWVAGGPGHPLLDWVLVPYAQQGLTWTQHAFNEKMGEVQRVGKEAFGRLKGRWACLQKRTEVKLQDLPTVLGACCVLHNICEIREEKMEAELIVDVVDDEVLPENGLRSVSAMKARDDISHNLLHHGLAGTSFL; encoded by the exons ATGAAAGCCGCCGTTTTCCAGAAAGCAATCgacgaggaggaagaagaagaagaagtctgtAATGCCTTCGACGGCGAGGTAGATATCCACACTCAAACGACGTCGTCCCACGACACCAAGAACATCCTCAAGGGCCTCTTCACTTCCTTGCTCTCGATGGACCAGAAAAGAGCCAGAACCATGCCCGATGAGGAAAACGGAGATACCACCAATCGTAAGAAGTCACGTGCCGCCTCACGTGCCTCACGTGATGTAACCGGATCCGAACCGGTTCAGCAGAGACGGTTATGGGTCAAAGACCGGAGCAGAGCGTGGTGGGAAGAGCGCAGCCGTTTCGACTACCCGGAGGACGACTTCAAAAACGCGTTTCGGATGTCCAAAACCACGTTTAACTTAATCTGCGACGAGCTGAACTCGGCCGTCGCGAAGGAAGACACCGCTTTGCGAAACGCGATTCCCGTGCGTCAGCGAGTCGCGGTCTGCGTCTGGCGGTTAGCGACGGGAGAGCCGCTGCGTCTCGTCTCCAAGAAGTTCGGTTTAGGGATCTCGACTTGCCACAAGCTCGTCCTCGAGGTGTGCAAAGCGATCAAAGACGTTCTGATGCCGAAGTACCTCAAGTGGCCAGACCACGAGGAAGGTTTGAGAAGCGTTGGAGAAACGTTCGAAGCGGTTTCGGGTATTCCGAATATTGTCGGCTCGATGTACACGACTCATGTCCCGATCATAGCTCCTAAGATCAGTGTCGCTGCTTATTTTAATAAAAGACATACCGAGAGGAACCAGAAGACTTCTTACTCGATCACGATCCAAGCCGTTGTGAATCATAAAGGTGTTTTTACTGACTTGTGCATCGGGTGGCCCGGGTCGATGTCTGATGATCAG GTGCTGGAGAAGTCGCTGTTGTATCAAAGAGCTAACAGCGGAGGCCTTTTAAAAGGCTCGTGGGTCGCTGGTGGGCCGGGACATCCGTTGTTGGACTGGGTTTTGGTTCCGTACGCGCAGCAGGGGTTGACGTGGACGCAGCACGCGTTTAACGAGAAGATGGGCGAGGTGCAGAGAGTGGGTAAAGAAGCGTTTGGGAGGTTGAAGGGAAGGTGGGCGTGTCTGCAGAAGAGGACTGAGGTGAAGCTTCAGGATTTGCCTACGGTGTTGGGAGCGTGCTGTGTGCTTCATAATATATGTGAGATTAGAGAGGAGAAGATGGAGGCGGAGCTGATAGTTGATGTGGTTGATGATGAGGTTTTGCCTGAGAATGGATTGAGGTCGGTTAGTGCGATGAAGGCGAGAGATGATATCTCGCATAATCTGTTGCATCATGGACTCGCGGGTACTTCTTTCTTATGA